One Bacillus amyloliquefaciens DSM 7 = ATCC 23350 DNA window includes the following coding sequences:
- a CDS encoding BMP family lipoprotein → MKKMVIFAAVLLIALGAAGCANSQSDETAGREAKKIGMMLTDNGLGDQSFNDSGFQGLMKARDELGITFDYREIKDTGTYEKGLTQLVKEGNDLVVALGYSMQPDLEKVAKKYPNQQFVLIDSVSELKNVTSVTFKEDEGSYLAGALAALTTKTGTIGFIGGSDADVIKRFKKGYVEGAKSIKPNIRVLSEISGSFDNDKLGQQIAKRMIHQKADVLFTAAGFTGVGALKEAEAEKIYAIGVDSDQYYTAEHAVISSLVKNVDHVIYELAKDLKNGKQIKNGQIVYGLKENGMDLAQIRIVKNSDELTKKIADMKSKLIEKGGE, encoded by the coding sequence ATGAAAAAAATGGTGATATTTGCGGCTGTTCTGCTGATCGCACTCGGTGCGGCCGGATGTGCAAACAGCCAATCAGACGAAACGGCCGGCCGTGAGGCGAAAAAAATCGGGATGATGCTGACGGACAACGGACTTGGCGACCAGTCCTTTAATGATTCTGGTTTTCAAGGCTTAATGAAAGCAAGAGACGAGCTCGGCATCACATTTGACTACAGAGAAATAAAGGATACCGGTACATATGAAAAAGGACTGACTCAACTTGTAAAAGAAGGAAATGATCTTGTTGTGGCACTCGGCTACAGCATGCAGCCGGATTTAGAAAAGGTCGCTAAAAAATATCCGAACCAGCAGTTTGTGCTGATTGATTCAGTGTCAGAACTGAAAAACGTCACCTCCGTTACCTTTAAAGAAGATGAGGGAAGCTATTTAGCAGGAGCACTGGCGGCCCTGACAACAAAAACTGGCACGATCGGATTTATCGGCGGCTCAGATGCCGACGTCATTAAACGGTTTAAAAAAGGCTATGTGGAAGGGGCGAAATCAATCAAACCAAATATTCGTGTACTGTCTGAAATCAGCGGATCGTTTGATAATGACAAGCTTGGGCAGCAGATCGCCAAACGAATGATTCATCAGAAAGCCGATGTCCTGTTTACGGCGGCCGGTTTTACGGGTGTCGGCGCGCTGAAGGAAGCGGAGGCCGAAAAGATATACGCGATCGGTGTGGACAGCGACCAATATTACACTGCCGAACACGCCGTTATCTCCTCTTTAGTGAAAAACGTTGACCATGTGATTTACGAGCTGGCCAAAGATTTAAAAAACGGAAAGCAAATCAAAAACGGCCAAATCGTTTATGGATTAAAGGAAAATGGCATGGACTTAGCCCAGATCAGAATCGTGAAGAATTCAGATGAGCTGACAAAAAAAATCGCTGATATGAAAAGCAAGCTGATCGAAAAGGGAGGGGAATGA
- a CDS encoding methyl-accepting chemotaxis protein, which yields MTLRTRLLVNAAVTMICFAAVIGFTIVNMMKIQASNEDEVEALLSVQAAKAELNTLKESITSYSYTLADAQKESVRTYMKNSSDRLNALQKTMTDPAGKAAYEKLAKKYETWQTEAAAALNTKSPAEATRTAARINGLLNDIYMLNLESRSRYEQMQKQTADQIQFIVYSAAVLTIVLLAVTVLSSVRLTKKIAGPIRLMAENARQIAGGNLAVEKLDYKGKDELKELNDSFGIMTEQLRTLIKAIGEVGREVETFAEGLTKENQTLTEMTEQVSVSTEEMAKGSQTISEDLQHAVLFIEKMDEHAKANAERSKQTTASSEDTISAVAAGRSALAETKQAIDKSNETSKEISKAADLFIKHAAGISMMAQTVSDIAGQTNLLSLNAAIEAARAGEAGKGFAVVAEEIRKLADGSAKATAQIFDMVKQIEGGITSITGAVTTGVALGDRQQELMEKTSESFAHIEQKAAHIKAELSHLDGQIRESKQLGEQVLQHAESISAVVQETAAGSEEISASALEQLSSFKNMTQSVNALRSLTERLNDQVRRFTL from the coding sequence GTGACATTACGGACCAGACTTCTCGTTAACGCGGCCGTGACGATGATATGCTTTGCCGCTGTCATCGGTTTTACGATCGTAAACATGATGAAGATTCAAGCCTCAAATGAAGATGAGGTCGAAGCGCTGTTAAGCGTTCAGGCGGCGAAAGCTGAACTCAATACATTGAAAGAAAGCATCACAAGCTATTCCTACACACTCGCCGATGCCCAGAAAGAGAGCGTTCGCACCTATATGAAAAACAGCTCCGACCGGCTGAACGCGCTACAAAAAACAATGACTGACCCGGCGGGAAAAGCCGCCTATGAAAAGCTCGCCAAAAAATATGAAACATGGCAGACGGAGGCTGCTGCGGCCCTGAATACAAAGAGTCCGGCCGAAGCGACAAGGACGGCGGCCCGCATCAACGGTCTGCTGAATGACATTTACATGCTCAATCTTGAAAGCCGCAGCCGTTATGAACAGATGCAGAAACAAACGGCCGATCAAATTCAATTTATTGTTTACAGCGCAGCGGTGTTAACAATCGTGCTCCTTGCCGTTACCGTGCTCTCATCCGTCAGGCTGACAAAGAAAATTGCCGGGCCGATCCGCCTGATGGCCGAAAACGCGCGGCAGATCGCCGGCGGAAACCTGGCTGTTGAAAAACTCGACTACAAAGGAAAAGACGAGCTGAAAGAGCTGAATGATTCATTCGGAATCATGACAGAACAGCTCCGCACCTTAATCAAGGCGATCGGAGAGGTCGGCCGCGAAGTGGAAACATTTGCAGAAGGCCTGACGAAAGAAAACCAGACACTCACGGAAATGACCGAGCAGGTGTCCGTATCAACGGAAGAAATGGCAAAGGGCTCACAAACCATTTCAGAAGACTTGCAGCATGCGGTGTTATTTATTGAAAAAATGGATGAGCACGCAAAAGCGAATGCCGAGCGCTCAAAACAGACCACTGCAAGCAGCGAGGACACCATTTCAGCGGTGGCTGCAGGCCGAAGTGCTTTGGCAGAAACAAAACAAGCGATTGACAAAAGCAATGAAACGTCAAAAGAAATCTCAAAAGCCGCTGATCTGTTCATAAAACACGCGGCAGGCATCAGTATGATGGCCCAGACCGTTTCTGACATTGCGGGTCAGACCAATCTGCTGTCATTAAATGCGGCGATCGAAGCGGCCAGAGCAGGAGAGGCCGGGAAAGGATTTGCCGTCGTTGCCGAGGAAATACGGAAGCTGGCAGACGGATCAGCCAAAGCAACCGCGCAGATTTTCGATATGGTAAAGCAAATTGAAGGCGGCATCACATCTATTACCGGCGCTGTTACGACCGGCGTCGCTTTAGGGGACAGACAGCAGGAGCTAATGGAGAAAACGTCAGAATCATTCGCCCATATCGAACAGAAAGCCGCGCACATTAAGGCGGAGCTTTCTCACTTAGACGGGCAGATCCGCGAATCGAAACAGCTTGGTGAGCAAGTGCTGCAGCATGCCGAAAGCATCAGCGCCGTCGTTCAGGAAACTGCCGCCGGAAGCGAAGAAATTTCAGCCTCAGCCTTGGAGCAGCTGTCATCCTTTAAAAACATGACACAAAGTGTCAATGCCTTGCGCAGTCTGACAGAACGGTTAAATGATCAGGTCCGCCGTTTTACATTGTAA
- a CDS encoding cytochrome P450, whose translation MTEQIPHEKGLDNSLALLRDGYVFVKNRAENYRSDVFRARLLGKTFICMSGAEAAKLFYDTERFQRQQALPKRVQKTLFGTGAIQSMDGERHKHRKLLFMSLMTPPRQKRLAEAVAKQWKASAEKWEGADRIVLFDEAKKVLCRAACEWAGVPLKDSEVKERAEDFTDMVDAFGAVGPRHWKGRRARPKTEKWVEEVIEDVRSGKLQTPEGSALYEMAVHTELDGSRLDSHMAAVELINVLRPIAAISYFIAFSALALHDHPEYRDKLRSGDDQEAERFVHEVRRYYPFAPFLGAVVKKDFVWKNCEFKKGASVMLDLYGTNHDSRLWENPNEFRPERFQGREENKFDFIPQGGGDPADGHRCPGEGMTVEVMKASLAFLTNEIEYDVPPQDLSFSLSRMPALPESGFVIIGDRVFSIPVSCLPGGFFRQAGSFSD comes from the coding sequence ATGACTGAACAAATTCCGCATGAAAAGGGTCTTGATAATAGTCTGGCTTTATTACGCGATGGATATGTATTTGTGAAAAACAGAGCGGAGAATTATCGCTCAGATGTGTTTCGCGCCCGATTATTAGGGAAGACATTCATTTGTATGAGCGGAGCGGAAGCCGCAAAGCTTTTTTATGACACAGAACGATTTCAGCGCCAGCAAGCCCTCCCCAAACGGGTGCAGAAAACGTTATTCGGAACAGGGGCAATCCAGTCAATGGACGGTGAACGGCATAAGCACAGGAAGCTCCTATTTATGTCGCTGATGACACCTCCCCGGCAAAAACGGCTTGCGGAAGCGGTGGCAAAACAGTGGAAAGCATCTGCGGAAAAGTGGGAGGGTGCAGACCGAATTGTCCTTTTTGATGAAGCGAAAAAAGTGCTGTGCCGGGCTGCCTGTGAGTGGGCCGGCGTTCCGCTGAAAGACTCGGAAGTGAAAGAGCGGGCGGAGGATTTCACCGATATGGTAGACGCATTCGGCGCTGTCGGACCGCGTCATTGGAAAGGCAGAAGGGCGAGGCCGAAAACGGAGAAATGGGTAGAGGAGGTCATTGAGGATGTGCGGTCCGGCAAGCTGCAAACGCCGGAGGGCTCAGCCTTGTATGAAATGGCTGTTCATACAGAACTTGACGGGAGCAGGCTCGATTCTCACATGGCTGCTGTTGAGCTTATTAATGTTCTGCGCCCGATTGCCGCCATTTCTTACTTCATTGCGTTTTCAGCTCTGGCATTGCATGACCACCCTGAGTATCGGGACAAGCTGAGGTCGGGAGATGATCAGGAGGCCGAAAGATTTGTACATGAAGTTCGGCGGTATTACCCGTTCGCCCCGTTTTTAGGAGCCGTTGTGAAAAAAGATTTCGTATGGAAGAACTGTGAGTTTAAAAAGGGTGCATCCGTCATGCTTGACCTATATGGAACAAACCATGATTCCCGGCTTTGGGAGAATCCGAATGAATTCCGCCCGGAACGTTTTCAGGGACGGGAGGAAAATAAATTTGATTTCATTCCCCAGGGCGGAGGTGATCCGGCTGACGGCCACCGCTGTCCGGGTGAAGGAATGACCGTGGAAGTCATGAAAGCTTCCCTAGCGTTTCTTACTAATGAAATAGAATACGATGTTCCGCCCCAAGATTTGAGCTTCAGCCTGTCCAGAATGCCGGCATTGCCTGAAAGCGGATTTGTGATTATAGGTGATCGGGTTTTTTCGATTCCTGTTTCTTGCCTGCCTGGCGGTTTTTTTCGGCAAGCCGGTTCTTTTTCTGATTAA
- a CDS encoding DegV family protein, translated as MTVHLIADSASDLPKSFIEENRIGFIPLHVTLDGNEYEDTVTIQADHIFQAMRDGKVPKTSQASPDTIKKVFLHYAELGEPAIYIAFSSGLSGTYQTAVMVANEIKEEFPDFDLRIVDSKCASLGCGLAVMYAQTLCVNGNTIQEIETSVKSFCARMKHIFTVDDVAYLARGGRISKTSAFVGGLLNIKPILHVDDGRLVPLEKLRGQKKLFKRILEMMKEESGDWADQTVGISYADNEDTALSMKQQIEEAFHPKEVILHSIGSAIGAHSGPGTLAIFFLKP; from the coding sequence ATGACAGTTCACCTTATTGCTGACAGCGCCTCTGACCTGCCGAAATCTTTCATTGAAGAAAATCGGATCGGGTTCATTCCGCTGCACGTAACACTTGACGGAAACGAATATGAGGACACGGTCACCATTCAGGCGGATCATATATTTCAAGCGATGCGGGATGGGAAAGTTCCGAAAACATCCCAGGCATCGCCGGACACGATAAAAAAAGTATTTTTACATTACGCGGAACTGGGAGAACCGGCGATTTACATCGCCTTTTCATCAGGTCTTTCCGGCACCTATCAGACGGCCGTAATGGTCGCCAATGAAATCAAAGAGGAATTTCCCGATTTTGATTTACGGATTGTTGATTCCAAATGCGCTTCTTTAGGCTGCGGTCTCGCCGTGATGTACGCGCAGACACTCTGTGTTAACGGAAATACAATACAAGAAATCGAAACATCTGTAAAGAGCTTTTGCGCCCGGATGAAACATATATTTACGGTCGATGATGTCGCTTATCTTGCGCGGGGCGGCAGGATTTCTAAAACGTCCGCTTTTGTCGGCGGGCTTTTGAACATCAAACCGATTCTGCATGTGGATGACGGCAGACTCGTGCCGCTCGAAAAATTGCGCGGACAGAAGAAACTGTTTAAACGGATTCTAGAAATGATGAAGGAAGAAAGCGGCGATTGGGCGGATCAAACTGTCGGAATCAGCTATGCCGATAACGAAGATACCGCTCTCAGCATGAAACAGCAGATCGAAGAAGCGTTCCATCCGAAAGAGGTCATTCTTCATTCAATCGGATCAGCCATCGGCGCTCATTCCGGACCGGGGACGCTTGCGATTTTTTTCCTGAAGCCATAA
- a CDS encoding YitT family protein yields the protein MVLEQAKKLTIVVIGAFLYAAGLNLFLIPANVYASGFTGVAQLLSSVVDQYAPFYISTGVLMFLLNIPIGVLGWLKVGRSFTVYSILSVALTSVFMGILPEMRLSHDILLNTVFGGVISAVGIGLTLKFGASTGGLDIVSMVLAKWKDKPVGTYFFILNGIIILTAGLLQGWEKALYTLVALYVTTRVIDAIHTRHMKLTAMIVTKKADEIKEAIYGKMVRGITTVPAKGAYTNEQKEMMIIVITRYELYDLEKIVKEVDPKAFTNIVQTTGIFGFFRKD from the coding sequence ATGGTACTTGAACAAGCAAAAAAATTAACAATTGTCGTCATCGGCGCGTTTCTGTATGCGGCGGGACTGAATTTATTCCTGATACCGGCGAATGTATATGCCAGCGGTTTTACCGGTGTCGCCCAGCTGCTGTCAAGCGTCGTTGATCAATACGCCCCTTTTTATATTTCGACAGGAGTTCTCATGTTCCTCTTAAACATTCCCATCGGTGTGTTAGGGTGGCTGAAAGTCGGCAGATCATTCACCGTATACAGCATATTAAGCGTAGCGCTGACGTCCGTCTTTATGGGAATTCTCCCGGAAATGAGACTGTCGCACGATATTCTCCTGAATACCGTATTCGGAGGAGTCATCTCAGCTGTCGGCATCGGTTTAACGCTGAAATTCGGCGCTTCCACAGGCGGCCTTGATATCGTGTCGATGGTGCTGGCCAAATGGAAGGATAAACCGGTCGGTACGTATTTCTTCATTTTGAACGGGATTATCATTTTGACGGCAGGATTATTGCAAGGATGGGAGAAAGCATTATATACCCTTGTCGCTCTGTATGTCACAACAAGGGTGATTGACGCCATTCACACCCGCCACATGAAACTGACCGCCATGATCGTTACGAAAAAAGCCGATGAAATCAAAGAAGCGATTTACGGAAAAATGGTTCGCGGCATTACGACGGTGCCGGCAAAGGGCGCTTACACGAACGAACAGAAAGAAATGATGATCATCGTCATCACGCGGTACGAATTGTATGATCTTGAGAAAATCGTGAAAGAGGTCGACCCGAAAGCCTTCACAAACATCGTGCAAACGACGGGGATCTTTGGTTTCTTCAGAAAAGACTGA
- a CDS encoding BsuPI-related putative proteinase inhibitor has translation MKWLFGLLLPVVLLIGCSSQSGQKEPAEEVSGEMNEQQVELAVNPVQTDQQIEFQMSLKNKSGSPIDFTFSSGQKFELTVHDQHNKELYRYSKDRMFTQAFQTVTLMPNETYDFSDVWKNVPGPGTYTVTVTFLGKSDQIGKRLKTVKTFEVK, from the coding sequence ATGAAATGGCTGTTTGGCCTGTTATTACCGGTCGTTTTACTGATCGGATGCAGCAGTCAATCCGGGCAGAAGGAGCCCGCTGAGGAGGTATCCGGAGAGATGAATGAACAGCAAGTTGAATTAGCCGTAAATCCTGTGCAGACGGATCAGCAGATCGAATTTCAAATGTCTTTAAAAAACAAAAGCGGCAGCCCGATCGATTTCACATTCAGCTCAGGGCAGAAATTCGAATTGACCGTACATGATCAACATAACAAAGAACTGTACCGCTATTCAAAAGACAGAATGTTTACTCAGGCGTTTCAGACCGTGACATTAATGCCGAATGAAACATATGACTTTTCAGATGTGTGGAAAAACGTGCCCGGCCCGGGAACATATACGGTCACGGTGACGTTTTTAGGAAAGTCCGATCAGATCGGAAAAAGGCTGAAAACGGTAAAAACATTTGAAGTGAAGTAA
- a CDS encoding DUF3813 domain-containing protein — MRNELFSQAKSFVQQAVMIANGFEDGDREKAVSRAKNAVSSAYANSTDAERQQLHQFQDQLEKLQ; from the coding sequence ATGAGAAACGAACTGTTTTCTCAAGCCAAGTCATTCGTCCAGCAGGCTGTCATGATTGCTAACGGTTTCGAGGACGGCGACCGGGAAAAAGCTGTCTCACGCGCCAAAAATGCCGTGTCTTCCGCGTACGCCAATTCGACAGATGCAGAACGTCAGCAGCTGCACCAATTTCAGGATCAGCTGGAGAAATTGCAATAA